A segment of the Litoribacterium kuwaitense genome:
TAGGATGATTTTTTAACGTTTGGACCTCGCGTTGGTAAAGCTCAAGTACAGATGAGCGAATAAATTTTGGCTCAAATTCTGCAGCTGGCGTGTTTGTCAATAGAGCTCCTAAATAACGGTACCGAATTTGTAGCTGACGAGTTAAACTAGCCACATGAAGAAGAAGCTGATATATATCGTTATGCTCTTTTTTTAGTGCTTCAATATCTTCCTTCGCTTTGTAATGATCCTTAAGCCCCGCCAATACTTGTTGTTGCATTTAAGATCATCTCCTTTTCTTTTTCCCATGGTTTTTGCAATCCGATGATTTCTGTGAGCACACGATGATGGTCTCGACGAGTTCGGCGCATCTCTGCGCGTTGTTTTCCAGATTCAAAGAGAAATTTCTCTTCATCTGTCTCCGGAACAATTTTTGGAACCTCAACAGGTTTTTTATTCTCGTCAAGGGCAACGAAGGTAAGAAAGGCTGTTGCGGCCATTCGGCGTTCACCGGTCAGCATGTCTTCAGCAATGACTTTACAAAAGATCTCCATTGATGACCTTCCTGTATAAGACACAAAAGATTCTACACAGACCGAGTCTGTTTGATGGATCGGATGCAGAAAATCGATGGAATCTGTCGATGCTGTGACGCATTCTTTCACTCTTGAATGACGACGGGCAGATAAAACGGCGTTGTTGTCCAGTTTTTTCATGAGCACACCGCCGTACAGCGTATTGTAGTTGTTCAGATCATTTATAAGCACTTGATCGGTATTCACAATCAAGCTATCTTTTGGATATTTGTATTCCATGAGGTGTTTCCTCCCTAGTCAAGATGATACTCAGTGTACGCTCATTGATGCATGAAGGAAAATGATTCATTTATATGTATAGCATAGACAATATCTATGCAAGTGCTTTCACCTATGACGCATAAGAATGCGTATTCGTAAGTGAAATACTGAGCAATCGAAATTTTTTGATGAATGGTCAAATTAAAAAGACTGTGACCGACTACAATCCGTTCCACCCTGGCACCTGCCTGTCCCACTTCCCGGTCACGGTTATAGGGACGGCCTCCTCGGCGAGTTTTCTTCACCGGGTGTCGAGGGCTTCTCCAGTTTCCACAACATCTTGCCGCTGATACCCCGCCGGTGAGAACCGCCGTTTCAGACTCATTTCGGTCAGTTCTTATTGCTTTCGCGCGTTATCGACCGTCTCAACCACCGGATTTGCGTGTTACGAGGCTACGTCTGCGTTCACTGCACGTTACAACCTGGAGTTTTGCCCGGCTCCAGAAGAGCACGATGTCAGAGGGCTCCACCGTTTCGCTTTCGCTCCACGATGCCTCTCAGGCTACGGGAGTGGAGTCTTTTCTCCCGGTCGGACTTTCACCGACTAGATGTTGTGTCCTTAGCTGGACACGCCAATTGCCCAACGAGACTTATATAGTTCTGCGATTTCACCCGCAGACAAATCAAAACGATTCGTTACCA
Coding sequences within it:
- a CDS encoding acyl-CoA thioesterase; translation: MEYKYPKDSLIVNTDQVLINDLNNYNTLYGGVLMKKLDNNAVLSARRHSRVKECVTASTDSIDFLHPIHQTDSVCVESFVSYTGRSSMEIFCKVIAEDMLTGERRMAATAFLTFVALDENKKPVEVPKIVPETDEEKFLFESGKQRAEMRRTRRDHHRVLTEIIGLQKPWEKEKEMILNATTSIGGA